TTCTTGCGGCAGCCGATCTGATTATCGTCGATGGAACAGGGGAGGAACTGGGGCTCGGGCTCGGGAGACCTGGCGACCACCTCGGGCTGTGCAACGTCGCGCTTCTTGCGGCATCCAATCTGGTTATCGTCGATGGAGCAAGGAAGGAACTGTGGTGCGGCCTGGACTTGGCCGGCGAGCAGGGCGATGGCTCCCTGTAGCGTTGGCGAATGTGTCAGCTCGAGGTCCGGGACGTGTTCAGAGGCCGGTCATCCAAGTGACTTGAAGGCCAAGTTCAGACTTACAGTCAAGATCCGTGTGGAAGACAACTCAAGGCCGTGGGCCAGAGTTGAGGCACCGAGCGCCGAGGTAAGGAGTTGAGCGAAGCTGGGAGTACGCATATTTGCTGGTCTGTGTTATATGTTGTATGTTGGTGTGTCGCAAAACTAGACTGAATTGCCGCGCAGCGGGTATGAAATTGAAGGCTAGACTGGCGAATGAGATGAAGCTGTGTTGAATAGATGATGAGAGACAAGAAGAAAGGGCTACTTGCAGGTCCGCAGCTCGCTCATTTATACATTCAGACTGATCACCAACAACTAGAGATGAATGCTGGGCGACATGGCAATATCAATCTTGGCGCCCGATTAGCATGCATGGTACACCATAGTTTCATGATACTTTTGTTCAACAACTCGCCTCGCATACACGCTCCTTGGTCACTGCAGTCCGTTTTTGGAACGACAGGTTATGCTTAAGGTGGATAAAACGGGAGGCGTTAATCTCCACTACCAAAAATGGGCACCTTTCTGTAATTGTAACATGGCATCGACAGGCGCTGGTGACCTGGGTGCATTGGAAAAATCCTCGGTGTTGATTGGTACGGTACGGGTACAGCTCTGTCTTACTGGTTTGGTCGTCAGGTGTCAAAATCGGAGCTGTCAAAGGATGTCATTTTTGGCTGTTTGATGGCTGCATACCGCCTTAGGTACCTTGTACCTGGCCACATGGGAATCCCAAATTACTACTGAAACTCTCGAACCACTGTTTTTACAGCGATTGACCAACACAATTAATACGATGTGCAAGCAGCTGCTGATCACCTCTACTTCTAGAAGTATTATTGAGAACCTCATCAAACTGTACCTTGTCTAGAGCATGATTTGCAGGAAAACCTCCACAGAGAAGACTGGAGATGGCTGCGCGACGAATTCCTAGTCACGTTTCAAGCGCCACTAGGACGTGATCCACAGCTGATGCTTACAGACATTAGAATTTCCATGGTAGGGAGTGAACATCACACTGATCAAAAATACACAACTGCCTACCTACTGTGGTATATATTTGGTGGAGAATTGCCTTGCCAATTCAAGCGGTACATCTGAAGCTTACTAAACCTTACATACAACTGGTTTGGTTCTAGTTCGTGAGATCAGAATTTGTTGTCCAGAAAGTTCATAGGCATAATCCAAGGTGAACAAAATACAAAGTAGGTGGATTAATTTGTCTTGGTTCCTGCAACGTGAAACAACACTATCTAAACAAAGCAAAGAGATCATAGACTGCCAACATGCCCTCGAGGTTGGCGACTTTTTCCCGCGGCGCAGTTGAACCTGGTCGTGGGGTGTCTCACTCGATTGCTTGGCATGCCTTTTATTTTTCAGCCACGTCGCATGGTTTAATGCGATCAGAATAGGCACGCGGATACAGGGCCGATCCATGCTATTGACAGCCAGCAAAGTATGATCTTCTAATAGACTGCGTTAACCCTGGCACGAACCCGCAATAAACTGCTTTTTGTGGCGGCGCGTTCAAAAATAAAGTTGCGAATAAGGTACAACCCCAGGAAAAATTACCCGCTAATCACCCGCATCCGTCGAGGGATGTCACGTCGTAGACTTGTAGGATGCGCCCGTAATGTGGGTTGACGGATACAGGTACCCACTGTAGGGATTTTTCTACCTTGGACTTGGTCCGGCTCGATGGGCAACATCTTATCGAGACAACCCACCTCTGTTTCGTTTCTTGTACGGAGTATTGCATAGGCAGGTAGGCGGTGTGGTTCTTGTTCGCGTCGCGAGAAGCCAAGCTTTTATAAGCTGACCCAAGGCGCATGTGCTGAGTGGGGGCTGACAAATTCCAGGCTGTGGTCAACATTTAGGACGCAGAACGGCCTTCGGCTTCGCAACAAATGCGAGTCCAAGACTGATTTGACCATCGATCATCTGGAGGGGACCCGCCTGCTGTAGTACAAATATGTCTGATGCGCCTTTGCCTGTAGAAATGTACGCAGCTTGGTGACACGAGAATAGgaagaaataaaaataccTACCACCCTACCAAGGACCGCGATTGGGGGCGCTTTCAACCTCGAAATAGTTCGCCTGCAACCCCACCATCATCTGACCACACCAAACCGCCTGTGGTGTTGATCTAGGGGGCTTCGTTTTCAGGGTCCAGGACTCAGGTACCAGCTCTAGTCATTCAACTCCAGCACCAAAGTACGTTGACCAAAATGGCGACTGCAACAAACGGAATCCCAGTCCTGTGTACTGGCCAATCCGAACGCGTCGGCCAGCCAGTGGCCACGGCGCTGTTGCCCGAGTTGTCAGGTAGGCAAAATCCTCCGAACCaaacaagaaagaaagaaaaaatacTGTCTACTGCCGACCACCCTCTAAcccttttattttcttctacGCCTCCCAGTCGTCCATTTCACACTGGTCGAGCACGTCGACAAGGAGATGCCCCTGCTGCTCAAGGGCGAGCGACCAAGCCCCCTCAACAACTCGGTCGTGACCCCGGGCAAGTGGGAGCCCGGGTCGAACCCTCCCGCCGCGGTGTTGCTGGGAGGGGCCTACACGGACGAGATGGTGCGAGCCCTGCGCGCGTCGGCGGGGTACGGCCCGGACGACGACGGGGCGGCAACGACGGCCTCGTCGCCGGCGGGGAGAAAGATCCCCTGGATCAAGATCGACAGCGCAAAGTCGACCCTGGGTCCCCGAGACCCTGGGTACCCGGCTGATGTGGTGCGGCGCCTCAAGGGGGCCGTCTTGAAGCTCCAGGCGGAGGGTAAGCTGGATGGCGTGCACGGGGGGCTGTATGCTGTCTGAATGGGATTGCACAAGGTTGCAGGTGCGCAGCAGGTATGATCTGAGTAGTGGCCCAgggaaagaaggaaagaaagaCACGACATGAAACCAAAGTACAGTCGGTGTTGAGCACCTAGCAAGTACCAGCCTTGCCGAGTAATGAAAAACAACAATGAATACAGAAGAAATTGGTAGCGCATGGTACGGGCGGGGGCGGCTTTGGGGCTCCATTTTCTCCGCTGTGGCGGATGTGATTGCGGGGTATTTTCCATTGCTTGGCGAGGTCATTCAGAACCACCAAAAAAAGTCGTATCAGATACAACGCGACTTTTGAATCAACAAGCCACGCTATGAGACGCTCACAGGGCTTGGCGGGTACTCTGTCGTGTCAAATCGCTAGGAGCTGCAGATTTTCGTTGATCACTGAGACTTTGATCATGCAACATTCATTTCTCGAAAGTACCTAGGCAGTCGGGAGTTTCCTCGCGAGTTCGTACAAACACGCGGGGCTTGTGGCCCTACCCGCGCAGGACCAGCTAGAGCCAAGACAGAACGCGCTGACAGGCCGTCGGCAGCCCGCACAACAGGGAGCAAAGAGCGACGCCTGATGGCCGTTTCGCACCCCCACCTTTGGCCGAGTGGGCAGGTTGTTTGAGAAGGCGCCGCATCAACAACTGGGGCCATCTTGCAGAAGCGACGGGGAATTTTTCGTCCGTTTCAGCATGCACATCTGACATGTCAAATACCCCCATGGAAGttgtagaaaaaaaagaaaaaagaaaaaacacaaTGTAAACGAAAGACAAGGCATAAATACCCAATATGGCCCTGCTGTGTTTAGTCCGACGACGCAAGGAATTTGGCGGACAGACGGCCATTGAAATGGGACGGTAGAATCGAGTTGCACGCCAAGTTTCCAATGCCGTGTCTGCCTACCCCTTTGGCTTCGATGCACATCTTGGATTGCTCATAGGTCAAAAAAGACCTGGATGCAATTTCTCGATTCCCGTGGTTGCGATTATCGTGGGTAAATTTGAGCTAATTAAGCTCGACAATGCACTTTCTCCAGTTCTTGGTAGCGCGCACTGCAGCTCGCTGAGGGGGGCTCGGGGGATATTCACGTATCCCCCGCATGGTGTTTCCCGTCCATGCAGGTCGCAAGCCAAAAAGGCTTCGTATCCTTCACCTTGGCATGCACAAAAGGTTGCATCAATGGTAGCATATGCGGCACAAGGAGATTGCGAAAACAAAATCGGCAGTATATCGCCGCGTAAACTGCCTATTGCCAGCCTACTTAAGAGCCGTACAAAACATACTCTCTTGAACTATTGAGCATCGCAAACAGCTTCCTCCCATCGCTTTCAACCGTCAGGACAGGCGATATTTGCTCTTTTGGCAGCAACCTCAAAATGACGGCTCTGCTCATCTTGTTTGCGGCCGTTGCAGCAGCGGTCACTGGCTGCGAGCTCCCGCCTGGAACGCTACCCAGGACCATCACCGAGGGCTTCGCGATCCAGGTTCAGAATCCCGAGTTCCCCGTCATCCACAACCGACTCATGAACCTGTGGGAGGCCGGTGGCGGTGACAAGCATCTCTTCCTCGCACCCGCGGGCAATTCGAGCGATGCCTTGACCCTGGTCGACGGGGTTATCACGCTGGCTACCGTGGTTCCGACCATTCGCGCCGTCATCAATGGAGAGGTATGTTTTTACAGCCTAACCCGCAAGCCAAGTAGGTGAGGCCGGTGCAAACCATTGCTTTGATTAACAGATGGGACTCTGAATACAGTACACCCCTGAAGACAATACCACCAAGATGTTCATGACAGAGCGTGGTGATCCCCGGGCTGTTTACGACGTGGCATACGGCTGCAATCCGGATACGGACGAGGTCCAGACCGAGCTTGTCCTGAGTGCTCGAGGTAGCGAGCCGGGTGGACACATTTGTGTGCGGTCTACGTCCGGGGAACGGCACGAGTTTCGATACTCACCACCCGAGAACCCAAGTACGTACTTGTGTCACTGACTGCCATTTGACAAGTATTCCTGTGATGCTAACATGAACATGAACCAAGCGGACGACCCAGCGAGGCCGTGCATGCCCGTCAGGCTGGCGGTAGTTCACCCTTGACTTGTCATGTTGAGACAGGTAGGGCTCATTGAAGGGGGTCGACTACATCACGGCGAATTCCGATGACGGATCTTTATCCGGTTTCCTGTCAGTCCTTGATCATGTATTGAAAGAAGCTCAGGTGGCTAAATAGGCCGAATCGAGTAATATGTTGATGCGCTTTAGTCTTTCCATCTAATGCTCTTTCTCCCTCCCAAACCCCTCCGACTCGAGTTTCTTCTTCAACACGTGCTTCATAATCTTTCCAGACCCTGTCCGTGGCAGACTCTCTGTACATCTAAAATGCTTCGGGATCTTGTATCGCCCTATGAGTCCTTCGCAGTGAGAGATGAGATCCTCCTTCGACACACGCTCTTTGACACCTTGCTCCAACACAAGCCACGCGTACCCGACTTCCCCCCACGTCGGGTCGGGCACGCCAACGACTGCAGCCTCGGCCACCAGCGGGTGCTGCATCAGCGCCGTCTCCACCTCGCCGGGCGCGACGCTCTCGCCCCCGGTGATGAAGATGTCCTTGCGCCGGCCGACGATGTAGACGAAGCCGTCCTCATCCTGCCGGCCAATATCCCCCGTGCGGTACCAGCGCACCCCCGCCCCGTGCTCCACAACCTCGAGCCCCCCATCTCGATCCGCGCGGCCCCAGTACCCAGCCGTGACGCTCATGCCAGACGCGACAATCTCCCCCGGCTCGCCGGGGAGGACGGGCGCCCCGGTCTCTGGATCCACAATCTCGACGTCGGTCATGGGGCCCGCCAGCCCGACCGAGCCGGCCTTTTGGCGGAGCACGTCCTCGGCCAGCGGCATGCCGAAGAAATGCCCCGCCTCGGTGGCGCCATACCCGTTCACCATCCTGACGCCGCGGTCGAGCCACCAGCGGATCCGGGCGGGGGGGTTGGGCGCGCCGCCCGTGAAGAGCGCGCGGAGCGCGGCCCAGCGCGCGGGCCGGAAGTTGGGCGCGCTGCGCAGCGCGTCGGCCATCTGCGGCACGCAAAAGTAGTGCGTGACCATGCGGCCGCCCAGGCCGGCGGGGGCGGCGGACAGGCGCTCGTTGGTGGCGGAGGCGTCGAAGCGCCGCGACATGGCGACGGTGCCGCCGCGGAGCAGCGTGCTCCACACGCAGACGGCCAGGCCCATGAGGTGGAAGAGCGGCACGTCGCACAGCAGCACCGACGTGGGCTCCACCTCGCCCAGCACGGCGTAGTTGATGGCGGTGGCGAGCAGGTTGTGCGCCGTGATCTTGACGCCCTTGGGTCGCCCTGACGTGCCGGACGTGTAGACGATGGCGGCGGTCGTGTTGGGCAGTCTTGTGGCGGTGGATGCGTTTTGGTGCTGTACTGGGGAGGTGGGTAACGTCGACTGGTCCAGTTTTGTGATGAAATCTTGGAAGGGAAGTCGTTGGCAAAGTGCTGGGAAATGGGGCTCGAAATCTGGCCAAGCCAAGCTCAGAGTGGCGTCCCAGAATAGGAGTTTTGGCGAGCAGTCCTCGATCAGGGACCCGATTTCCGAGGCCGAAAGTCTCCAGTTCAGAGGAACAATGATTGCACCCTGCCGCATGAGTGCTTGCTGCAGGATGACGACGAATACGCTGTTGGCCGCCAGCACCGCAACACGATCACCCTTCTGCACACCGTGCGCAGCGAGAACTGCACATGCCTTGTTGATATCATCGTGAAGCTGACGGTAGGACCAGCAGCGAGCCGTCGCTATCTCAACGGCGGCTAGGGCTTTGGGGTTGGCCCTGGCGTGGTAGGCGACTAGGTCTGTCGACATGGACTCCATGATGGGACGACAGACGAATTTGCTCAAGGGGCTATGGTGGCAACTGTGCGAGTTTGAGATCCCCCAGAATCTTCGGCGATATATTCCTATTAAGCCTTCCCTAAGCGAGGGTCAAGCCAGTGCCGTAGTGCTGCGCAACGTCAGTCATGTTCAGCTGCCCAGTCTCGTCTGCCACGTAAAGTCTCCTATTCGACCCTGCATCCTTGGCCAGAAAAAGGGCGCAGTCATCTCTCCTGCGAACTATTGTCTTCGCCTGGGGGAAAAAGTCCGAGCTCACGGGGTGGAGTGCAAAAGTGTATGTTTGGCCTGCATTCAGAACCAGTCATGGTTGCAAAAGTCCGACATTAACCAATGGTGACAAAGTTCCCGGAGCTTTTGGGGCTGAAAACGATTTTAGCCGACGAGACGATGGAGGTTGCAGTTGCATAGCAGGATCTGTCGAAAATCCTGCAATTGCGAAAGCCTGCTCCACTGGAATGCGTCACCCCTTCCAGTTTGGGGGCGGCCTTTTGTAATGCCAAGGGGTTTAGCTTTCCCCATATGGGTTTGGCGGGGATAGCCGCCTGATGTCGTGAGCTTGTTTCTGCACAGGATAGGTCTAGCTGCAGCCTGACCTATATTCAGTAGGGCTGACATTGCCTAAGACGACTCACGAGCTGTATGCAGAAGCAACCCTTTTCCGTCCGCCATGTCTTGTTTGGGAATGGTGGAGGTGAAATATAATTTGGTTTTTCCCCTGGAGCCATCTCTAATTCTGGGTTATATGATTGATTTTCAACCGCCATATGCTTCCACCCTTGGCAGTGTTGGCCCCGAATCAGAGGCCAAGCATCTTGGATGGGAGCGGCACGCTGAAATCGGATGCCGCCAAGATTCGGTTGGTCTTACTCGGGCAGAAGCGATGGCTACTGGTTGCCTCCATGTAAGACGCTTTGGATTTTATTGCCTAGCATTCTGACCACGTTGTTTGTCATTGATGCACGTGTAGGGCGCAGTCGTCGTTTGGTGTGGAGGCCAGAACGTGTTATCACGATTGATGTTGTTCTAATGTGGCCAAATATTAGAAAGTAGATAGATACCAGTAGTGTTGGTGTTGATAGCAAACCGACTTGGCAAACATCAAGTTTTCTCTCGGATTCAGTGGTGTCTATGTCAGGTTTATTGTAGCACAGAGCAATCACAAACTGCATGTTTTAAACTTTTGATACAACAAAATGGAGCACACAGAATACTACGACGACAGCGAGGCGGCAAGCTCTGCGACTGGCATGCAAACCCCAAAATCCACCCCATCAGCAAGCCTCGACGGCCAGCCTCCCGCCGGATCCGCAGCCAGCACAACCTCTTCGTCCCACGCCTCGTTTCCCCCCATCGCCATAGTCGGCATGGGGATGCGTCTACCGGGCGGGATACACGACGCAGAAGCATACTGGGACCTGCTGGTCAACGGACGCACGACGCGCACGCCCATCCCCAGGAGCAGGTTCGACGTGGACGCCTGGCACAACGTCGCCAGCCGACACGGGCACTTCCTCACCGACGAGACGCTGCGCCGCCTCGACGCcggcttcttctcctcgctGAGCAGGCAAGAGGCCGAGATGATGGACCCGCggcagcggctgctgctggaggtGGTGCACGAGGCGTTTGAGACGGCGGGCGAGACGCGCTGGAGGGGCGCCGACGTGGGCGTCTACGTCGGGCAGATGGGCGACGAGTGGGACAACATGGCCATGCTGGACAGGCAGCGGGCCAGGTCTGTCAGGCCAGAGGTGTCGGGGGATTATATCGCTGCCAACAGGGTATCTTACGAGTTTGACCTCAGGGGGCCGAGGTCAGTCAAGTCTACGTCTTGCTGCACGGCAAGCAACTCTCCGGTCTCCATCACGCTGCCGCGCTGCCGAGCTTAGAGCTAACAGGTAAAAAAAACAGCATGGTTGTGCGCACAGCCTGTTCCTCGTCCCTCGTCGCCCTGCATCTAGCATGCCAGGACATCAACAGCGGGAACTGCAGCGCCGCCATCGTCGCCGGCGTCAACCTCGCCCTGTCGCCATCTGAGTGGTCCGTCATGACGGAGCACGGGGTCCTCTCGCCGTCGGGTGAGTGTCGGAGCTTTGACGCGGCGGGGGACGGCTTCCTGCGCGGGGAGGCCGTCTCGGCCATCTACATCAAACCCCTGGCCGAGGCGGTGCGAGACGGTGATCCGCTCAGGGCCGTCATACGCGGCACTTGCGCATCCAATGACGGCAGGGGCGTCGCGGGGGGGATCACGGTGCCGGACTCGGCTAGCCAGGAGCGCACCATGAGGAGGGCTTATGCGATGGCTGGGATCCACGACCTGGAGAGCACCGCGATGGTTGAGTGTCATGCTACTGGCACAAAGGTAATGTCAAGTTGCTCATGCTAGGTGATCTGGGGTGATGTGTTGACTGATGTGCCTCGATAAAGGTCGGTGATCCActcgaggccgccgccgtggcgcAGATATGGGGAGAAAAAGGAATCATCATTGGCTCTGTAAGTTGCGTAAAATTTCCCCTACTAACCAATCGTCAGGGAGTGGCCGCGGACTTACCGACTTACCACAACGCTCAATAGGTCAAACCAAACCTCGGCCACGGTGAAGGTGCATCGGGAATCTCGAGCATCATCAAGATGGTCCTGTCGCTCGAGGCCAGAAAAATACCCCCAAACATCAACTTTGAAACCCCCAACCCTCTCAGTACGTTATCCCAGACTAAAAGCACCACCGAAAAAAACCCCGGCATAGACGACAGTAACTGACACCGCCTCGACAGTCCCTTGGAAAGCCGCCAAGCTCACGGTGCCAACCCAAGCCCTCGAATGGCCTGCAGATCGCAAGGAGCGCGTGTCCATCAACAGCTTTGGAATAGCAGGCACAAACGCCCACGTCATTCTCGAGTCCGCCGCGTGTGCCGGTGTTGGAGACTACTGCCAGCGCAGCCCGGGCAGCTCGGACAGCACCACATCGCGTCTGCTTGCCTTTTCGGCCAAGCATCCAGCCTCTCTGAAAAACGTGGTGGACGCAACCAAAACGTACATCAATACAAGGAGCGCATCTTTGACTGACGTCGCTCACACGCTCTGTCTTGGAAGGATCCCTCACGGCTACCGCGCTTTCTCCGTTGTTGGACAAGAGAGACCAGACGCAGGGGGGTTGGAGGTGACGTACCAGGCCCAAGACGCATCGGGTGCTCTACCAACAGCCAGCATGGAAACTCCGCGTGTAGTCTGGGTTTTCACAGGCCAGGGTGCCCAGTGGGCGCAGATGGGTGCCGAGCTGGTGGATAAAGAACCCGTGGTCCGTCGGCGCATCGACCACCTCGAGAGCGTCCTGAGGAGCCTGTCCAAGCCCCCCAGCTGGACCCTCAGAGGCAAGTAGAACAGCCATCATTTTCCTTGTACCCTTCACTCGCTGACAACAGACCAACCGCAAAGGGGAACTCTCCAAGCCCAAATCCGAGAGCCGCCTGTCCGAAGCCCAATTCTCGCAACCAGTCCTCGCAGCTCTCCAAATCGCCCTGGTCGACCTCCTCCGCTCATGGGGCGTCCAACCCTCCGCCGTGGTGGGGCACAGCTCGGGCGAGACGCCAGCCGCCTACGCCGCCGGGGCCCTGACGGCCGAGGACGCCTTCCTCCTGGCCTACCACCGCGGGGCGTTCAAGCCCCTCCTCCGGGCCGCGCACAGCGGCGGCATGGCGGCGGTGGGGCTGGGCAGGACGGATATCGAGCGCGGCGGCTTCCTCAGGCCCGGCGTCATGGTCGCCTGCGACAACTCGCCGAGCAGCGTCACGCTCTCGGGCGAGGCGGACGTCCTGCCCGCGGTCATGGCCGATATCGCCGCGAGGGCGACGCCGGGCGTGCTGTGCAGGAGGCTGGACGTCGAGTCCGCGTACCACTACGCCGACCACATGTGGACCGTCATGCCCGAGTttgccgccggcgtcggcggcgtcgacggcaTCCGCTCGGCGTATCGGCCGCTGCAGGTCCCCATGTACTCGTCGGTGACCGCGGGGCGCATCGACCAAGTCTCGACCGCTTACTACATCAGGAACATGGTCTCGCCGGTACTGTTCGACGGCGCCGTGCGGGCACTGCTGCGGGATTTCGGCACCGCCACGCCGCCCATCTTCGTCGAGGTGGGTCCGCACTCGGCCTTTGCAGGCCCGATCCGGCAAATCTTCCAGTCCGAGCCGGCACGCGGCGCAACGGCACGCTACATCCCCACCCTGAtccgccaccgccacgaCGCCGCGGCGCTCCTGCGCGAGACCGCCGGCAACCTCTGGCTGGCCGGCGTGGACGTGGACCTCGCGGCGGTCAACCCAGCGGGGCGGCGCCTCGCGGACCTCCCGACCTACAAGTGGCACTACGAGCCGGGCAGGGAGTACTGGACCGAGGCGCGCATGTCGCGCGACCTGCGCCGCGCCGGCGAGGGCCACCACGAGATCCTGGGCGGGCGCGTCGTCGAGACGGGCGACGCCTGCCCGTCGTGGAGGTGCAGGCTGCAGGTCGAGGACGTGCCCTGGCTGCGCGACCACGTCGTCGCGGGCGAGGCCGTCTTCCCCGCCGCGGCCTACGTCGTCATGGCCGGGGAGGCGCTCCGGCGGCTGGCGGGGGCCGCCGGTGCCGGGCAGGGGGTTTCCATGCAGGGCGTGGACTTTGTCGAGCCGCTGGTCCTGAGCGGCGAGAGCGTCGAGGTCGTCACCGCCTTGATGCCCGTCGACTTGAGGGTGTCGTCGAGCGTGGCGGGCAAGTGGTTCAGCTTCTCCATTTCGTCGCTGGGCTGCAACGGCAGCCAGTGGGTGACGCACGCCACGGGGAGATGTCGGATGGGGTGTGCGACAGACGCGTCCTCGACGGAGCACATCCAAGCTTCTGAGCAGCAGCTGCCGCGGGCGGTGGATCCACACGGCTTCTATCAGACCTGGAAGCGGTACGGTCTCGAGTACGGCCCCATGTTCCAAAGGCTGATGAGAGCCAGCTCCGAGGTTGGCGAGATGCGGGCGACCGGCACAATCAACACCTGGTGCG
Above is a genomic segment from Pyricularia oryzae 70-15 chromosome 7, whole genome shotgun sequence containing:
- a CDS encoding polyketide synthase, whose protein sequence is MEHTEYYDDSEAASSATGMQTPKSTPSASLDGQPPAGSAASTTSSSHASFPPIAIVGMGMRLPGGIHDAEAYWDLLVNGRTTRTPIPRSRFDVDAWHNVASRHGHFLTDETLRRLDAGFFSSLSRQEAEMMDPRQRLLLEVVHEAFETAGETRWRGADVGVYVGQMGDEWDNMAMLDRQRARSVRPEVSGDYIAANRVSYEFDLRGPSMVVRTACSSSLVALHLACQDINSGNCSAAIVAGVNLALSPSEWSVMTEHGVLSPSGECRSFDAAGDGFLRGEAVSAIYIKPLAEAVRDGDPLRAVIRGTCASNDGRGVAGGITVPDSASQERTMRRAYAMAGIHDLESTAMVECHATGTKVGDPLEAAAVAQIWGEKGIIIGSVKPNLGHGEGASGISSIIKMVLSLEARKIPPNINFETPNPLIPWKAAKLTVPTQALEWPADRKERVSINSFGIAGTNAHVILESAACAGVGDYCQRSPGSSDSTTSRLLAFSAKHPASLKNVVDATKTYINTRSASLTDVAHTLCLGRIPHGYRAFSVVGQERPDAGGLEVTYQAQDASGALPTASMETPRVVWVFTGQGAQWAQMGAELVDKEPVTNRKGELSKPKSESRLSEAQFSQPVLAALQIALVDLLRSWGVQPSAVVGHSSGETPAAYAAGALTAEDAFLLAYHRGAFKPLLRAAHSGGMAAVGLGRTDIERGGFLRPGVMVACDNSPSSVTLSGEADVLPAVMADIAARATPGVLCRRLDVESAYHYADHMWTVMPEFAAGVGGVDGIRSAYRPLQVPMYSSVTAGRIDQVSTAYYIRNMVSPVLFDGAVRALLRDFGTATPPIFVEVGPHSAFAGPIRQIFQSEPARGATARYIPTLIRHRHDAAALLRETAGNLWLAGVDVDLAAVNPAGRRLADLPTYKWHYEPGREYWTEARMSRDLRRAGEGHHEILGGRVVETGDACPSWRCRLQVEDVPWLRDHVVAGEAVFPAAAYVVMAGEALRRLAGAAGAGQGVSMQGVDFVEPLVLSGESVEVVTALMPVDLRVSSSVAGKWFSFSISSLGCNGSQWVTHATGRCRMGCATDASSTEHIQASEQQLPRAVDPHGFYQTWKRYGLEYGPMFQRLMRASSEVGEMRATGTINTWCAPEERKLYYPAIHPTVLDSSLHVSIVAACRGLQRNFDSVAVPKSIEELYIGVCDDQADLHVTAECHSGSYQTSHVTGVCNGKVAFHIRGLEVAPMSFGTSLGDQDPHAGHVLEWKADVDLFRAGLGQPDNTENETSIGLGELLDLLGHKNPNMTILEIRPGAGSRNTATILSILGSGTQARRYGTYIIACATEDALTATKGSVQGQVPGLQFARVDLSQGSWPEDTLKHLSCDLVIVDPLAITSISSEAANGQLNVLENIKRLLRPGGRLLVHESSGSSEGNGPATSCYGSRLYDRNLLNEKVWSELQASTGCNLSADTDHKPQSDKITIAASPLPQDKQRPKKRLSILAHDTSHPTVVAAAQHVAAHGNDSLGYDLDWFSPGQLLPTCQPVVSLLDLEEQSFFDEMTADKWVMIKTSILSLQDTVGGEAAKMLWVTGLSQIDCVDPQYSLALGFLRSAKRETGADIVTVELESFGDEGWHAVAKVLDHRFGTSTRAAATPVAEAVDLDCEYVFCRGEVKIPRFRRVVISHELVIKPDCETNHNKELSPERRDISEVIDKSILPAPAPHGSGQTRRQASIRPDRTYVIVGGLGGLGLSSARLLAERGARHVVFFSRSAESYLASHPEILTEFTAMRCRIHAISGSVDSPADVDAMVATASQPPIGGVIHSAMVLQDEALADMTFAQWRAVLDPKVKGVRNLHAALAAHQRRSGQAPPDFFVLFSSLNGLGGQARQANYAAANGFLDAFAQFRRGRGLVCSVVDIGLVEDVGVLSRDARRLAALRAGALHCLRERELLDALELAVLRSSSSSVVNGGRRGSFVSAAQVAIGLGSVASLRRAADRSGWTRDPRLLVHHVGASKAAVESDGDDDLGRLRGLLQCCAQGDVPISVAEEAASLLARQIAVILGGFLMQGESGAVDVDASMRRLGVDSLVSIELRNLLRRKFGLPGLQVQDVRDSATPTELAKLAIERMLLAAGENPRSRMPAGVPPV
- a CDS encoding acyl-CoA synthetase; protein product: MESMSTDLVAYHARANPKALAAVEIATARCWSYRQLHDDINKACAVLAAHGVQKGDRVAVLAANSVFVVILQQALMRQGAIIVPLNWRLSASEIGSLIEDCSPKLLFWDATLSLAWPDFEPHFPALCQRLPFQDFITKLDQSTLPTSPVQHQNASTATRLPNTTAAIVYTSGTSGRPKGVKITAHNLLATAINYAVLGEVEPTSVLLCDVPLFHLMGLAVCVWSTLLRGGTVAMSRRFDASATNERLSAAPAGLGGRMVTHYFCVPQMADALRSAPNFRPARWAALRALFTGGAPNPPARIRWWLDRGVRMVNGYGATEAGHFFGMPLAEDVLRQKAGSVGLAGPMTDVEIVDPETGAPVLPGEPGEIVASGMSVTAGYWGRADRDGGLEVVEHGAGVRWYRTGDIGRQDEDGFVYIVGRRKDIFITGGESVAPGEVETALMQHPLVAEAAVVGVPDPTWGEVGYAWLVLEQGVKERVSKEDLISHCEGLIGRYKIPKHFRCTESLPRTGSGKIMKHVLKKKLESEGFGREKEH